From Hymenobacter monticola, one genomic window encodes:
- a CDS encoding conjugal transfer protein TraG N-terminal domain-containing protein, with translation MVAYGADPTFLSACDQTLQIVLRACRFITPTFMLIALLYTVGRGFLSGHGLSMDWGPILKAVWIFFLLFFYQELIDTLSSGVANFTRLFATPDGSTAASALGTTISSADTLSQKTVVEQGVDEISNLLKTITSFSLTNILLQLVTGEVVLLIRQIMQFIQQFILGFLFVCGPISICLSVIPSFGQLAMKWLQNFLAVQFWGLSFALLDLLYTYYTSSNTTFGGVFAGPAAVEQDTKQLVVSVAFIMLYLMVPYLTSLIIGSSAAQSFVGSVVGMAASAAAAGAGVSAGMNGGGHGVSGAIGRAMGGGSKAASGSAGGGGGDGGGSSGGGTPSPSGGSSASAGLPTITMSDALNPSYRQRPSGLWTV, from the coding sequence ATGGTCGCCTACGGAGCCGACCCGACGTTTCTGAGCGCCTGCGACCAGACCCTGCAAATCGTGCTGCGCGCCTGCCGCTTCATCACGCCCACCTTCATGCTCATTGCCCTGCTCTACACGGTCGGGCGGGGCTTCCTCTCGGGTCACGGGCTCTCCATGGACTGGGGTCCCATCCTTAAGGCGGTGTGGATATTCTTCCTACTCTTCTTCTACCAGGAGCTGATTGACACGCTTAGCTCGGGGGTCGCCAATTTCACCCGGCTCTTTGCCACCCCGGACGGCTCGACGGCCGCCTCGGCGCTTGGCACCACCATCAGCAGCGCCGACACCCTCTCGCAGAAAACGGTGGTCGAGCAAGGGGTGGACGAAATCAGCAACCTGCTCAAAACCATCACCTCTTTCAGCTTAACCAACATTCTGCTGCAGCTGGTGACCGGGGAAGTGGTGCTGCTAATTCGGCAAATCATGCAGTTCATCCAGCAGTTCATCCTCGGGTTCCTGTTTGTCTGCGGCCCCATTTCCATCTGCCTGTCGGTCATTCCCTCCTTCGGCCAGCTGGCGATGAAGTGGCTGCAAAACTTCCTGGCCGTGCAGTTCTGGGGGTTGTCGTTTGCCCTGTTGGACTTGCTCTACACTTACTACACATCCTCCAATACCACGTTTGGCGGGGTGTTCGCGGGGCCGGCAGCCGTCGAGCAGGACACCAAGCAGTTGGTGGTGTCGGTCGCTTTCATCATGCTCTACCTCATGGTACCCTACCTGACCAGCCTCATCATCGGCTCCTCGGCCGCACAAAGCTTTGTCGGCTCGGTGGTGGGCATGGCCGCTTCGGCAGCTGCGGCGGGGGCCGGCGTCTCGGCGGGCATGAACGGCGGCGGGCACGGCGTATCCGGCGCCATCGGCCGCGCCATGGGCGGCGGCAGCAAAGCAGCCAGCGGCAGCGCGGGCGGTGGCGGCGGTGATGGTGGTGGCAGCTCTGGCGGCGGAACACCGTCACCAAGTGGCGGCAGCTCGGCTTCGGCGGGCCTGCCCACCATCACCATGTCAGACGCGCTGAACCCTTCCTACCGGCAACGGCCCTCCGGGCTGTGGACGGTTTAA
- a CDS encoding toprim domain-containing protein: MPATPPPRDNDPQELDRFKQSIDLVDYATRRHGYDVKKAGPRGHWHQLEKDGEMLIVSRKGDHQVYLNPGDDRDSGSIIDFVKTRENQTLGQVRQTLRQYLGEPEQGWQAATSPPPPTPAAYAPTPTGPAEMESEAERRARLVAAVMGTHASLTDRTYLHQRHLSDETIDSPAFQGRVFTSQQGNFRNTAFPLYNEHGIATVEQRNNEYKHLLQLPKTGVWVSHPTEGKDTPVQRLVVSESPVDAMSYHQLHHRGAQGQPNTLYVATSGTVTERQVELIQKLIDKQEPKEVVLANDNDAAGRRFNINYLNELQVPRRAREVADGQVAYDEAPRPVEWHATAAGKYHTALRVEYHHASRAEGTEQMSQLTAQVQQIRPAADEAVALEVQRATRQETVVRLVVPNADSYALEDLARTLHAQRETQREQLERQPQEPGRQPENFIRTEYAISKDFNRDLELLSQGLSREQVAQQAHADELAKEQQRQVKARQEQEQRQQAQQREAEREQAAQSPEAQRREAEQQQRQAAGLVVAAATGDPALQRAVQLTVTEPTPADEATPSQAQQMRELLRKAGAQVELRAETDPASGQLRSELDVRYHPHGTPGGLRQLSQTLDALDKSPLVALKEPVQEQAERRQLAAAPPEQQSVTKTAIIRIDEPEPRPGANGQAEAVAEQLRDAGLNTGSLRSATDPATHQRHSEIEVSYRLDQPNLARVSAALDDVARQPGAHLHEHAADRAERHRLAPSGVTASNLAERNAGPER; this comes from the coding sequence ATGCCCGCAACTCCTCCCCCGCGCGACAACGACCCTCAGGAGCTCGACCGCTTCAAGCAATCCATCGACCTGGTTGACTACGCCACCCGGCGCCACGGCTACGACGTGAAAAAGGCCGGCCCCCGCGGCCACTGGCACCAGCTGGAAAAGGACGGCGAGATGCTCATCGTCTCCCGCAAGGGCGACCACCAGGTGTACCTGAACCCCGGCGACGACCGCGATTCGGGCTCTATTATCGACTTCGTGAAAACCCGCGAAAACCAGACGCTGGGCCAGGTGCGGCAGACTTTGCGCCAGTACCTGGGCGAGCCCGAGCAAGGCTGGCAGGCGGCCACATCTCCCCCACCGCCCACCCCGGCGGCGTACGCACCCACGCCCACCGGGCCGGCTGAGATGGAATCGGAGGCCGAGCGCCGGGCCCGCCTCGTCGCGGCGGTGATGGGCACCCACGCTTCGCTAACGGACCGCACCTACCTGCACCAGCGTCACTTGTCGGACGAGACCATCGACAGCCCCGCCTTTCAGGGGCGGGTATTTACCAGCCAGCAGGGGAACTTCCGCAACACGGCTTTCCCGCTCTACAACGAGCACGGCATTGCTACGGTGGAGCAGCGCAACAACGAGTACAAGCACCTGCTGCAGCTCCCTAAAACCGGGGTGTGGGTGTCGCATCCCACCGAGGGCAAGGACACGCCGGTACAGCGCCTGGTGGTGTCGGAAAGCCCCGTGGATGCCATGAGCTACCACCAGCTGCACCACCGCGGCGCGCAAGGGCAGCCCAACACGCTGTACGTGGCCACCAGCGGCACCGTAACCGAGCGGCAGGTGGAGTTGATTCAGAAGCTCATCGACAAGCAGGAGCCGAAAGAAGTGGTGCTGGCCAACGACAACGACGCCGCTGGCCGGCGCTTCAACATCAATTACCTCAACGAGCTGCAGGTGCCGCGGCGGGCCCGCGAAGTAGCCGATGGCCAGGTGGCTTACGACGAGGCGCCCCGCCCGGTGGAGTGGCACGCCACGGCCGCTGGCAAGTACCACACCGCCCTGCGCGTGGAGTATCACCACGCCAGCCGCGCCGAGGGCACTGAGCAAATGAGCCAGCTAACGGCCCAGGTGCAGCAGATACGGCCGGCGGCGGACGAAGCCGTGGCCTTGGAAGTGCAGCGGGCCACCCGGCAGGAAACCGTCGTGCGCCTGGTCGTGCCCAACGCTGATAGCTACGCCCTCGAAGACCTGGCCCGCACCCTGCACGCCCAGCGCGAAACGCAGCGCGAGCAGCTGGAACGCCAGCCTCAGGAACCCGGCCGGCAGCCCGAGAACTTCATTCGCACCGAGTACGCCATCAGCAAGGACTTCAACCGCGACCTGGAGCTGCTCAGCCAGGGCCTCAGCCGCGAGCAGGTAGCCCAGCAGGCCCACGCCGACGAGTTGGCCAAGGAGCAGCAGCGCCAAGTGAAAGCCCGCCAGGAACAAGAGCAGCGCCAGCAGGCCCAGCAGCGGGAAGCAGAGCGAGAGCAGGCCGCCCAATCTCCCGAAGCCCAACGCCGGGAGGCTGAGCAGCAGCAGCGCCAGGCCGCTGGGCTCGTAGTCGCCGCGGCCACCGGCGACCCGGCCCTGCAGCGGGCGGTGCAGCTGACGGTGACCGAACCCACCCCGGCGGACGAGGCCACGCCCAGCCAGGCCCAGCAGATGCGCGAGCTGCTGCGCAAGGCCGGGGCGCAGGTAGAATTGCGAGCGGAAACGGACCCCGCCAGTGGCCAGCTGCGCAGTGAACTCGACGTCCGCTACCACCCCCACGGCACCCCCGGCGGGCTGCGTCAACTCAGTCAGACGCTGGACGCGCTGGATAAGTCACCGCTCGTTGCGCTCAAGGAACCCGTACAAGAGCAGGCCGAGCGCCGCCAGTTAGCCGCCGCTCCCCCGGAGCAGCAATCGGTGACGAAAACAGCCATCATTCGCATCGACGAGCCCGAGCCGCGGCCGGGAGCTAACGGTCAGGCGGAAGCCGTCGCGGAGCAGCTGCGCGACGCGGGCCTGAACACCGGCTCGCTGCGCAGCGCCACCGACCCGGCCACCCACCAGCGCCACAGCGAAATCGAGGTCAGCTACCGGCTCGACCAGCCCAACCTGGCGCGGGTAAGTGCCGCGCTCGATGACGTGGCCCGCCAGCCTGGCGCCCACCTGCACGAGCACGCTGCCGACCGAGCCGAGCGGCACCGTCTGGCACCGAGCGGCGTTACGGCCAGCAACCTAGCCGAGCGCAACGCCGGTCCCGAGCGGTAA
- a CDS encoding conjugal transfer protein TraK: protein MDSAKNLSTSFSTMRNLAMGSVLALLLVALAAGFLVYRAYENSGRRVYVVGQTGSVAALSAPTTETHTAYEARNLVRNFMLTMFGHDQYTYKTNLDAALPLIEGRGGRRIYDGFTRGQVLQNYERYAARNVVTVDSVLVDMNHRPWSGRVYIKQRIFIGGEQKEPLPLAAKFNLAETNRSDANPYGLLITNFDYIPYNPQVSREELQALKEQEADRQRALQEAQRSAGVGAPDAGIAPVSPVAPGQASSATPGK, encoded by the coding sequence ATGGATTCTGCCAAAAACCTAAGTACCTCTTTCTCCACCATGCGCAACCTTGCCATGGGCAGCGTGCTGGCCCTGCTGCTCGTGGCCCTGGCGGCGGGTTTCCTGGTGTACCGCGCCTATGAGAACAGTGGCCGCCGCGTGTACGTGGTCGGCCAGACCGGCTCGGTGGCCGCCCTCTCCGCGCCGACTACCGAAACGCACACCGCCTACGAGGCCCGCAACCTGGTGCGCAACTTCATGCTGACCATGTTTGGGCACGACCAGTACACCTACAAAACCAACCTGGATGCCGCCCTGCCGCTCATCGAAGGGCGCGGGGGCCGGCGCATCTACGACGGGTTCACCCGCGGGCAGGTGCTGCAGAACTACGAGCGCTACGCCGCCCGCAACGTGGTGACGGTGGACAGCGTGCTCGTAGATATGAACCACCGTCCCTGGTCGGGCCGGGTATACATCAAGCAGCGCATCTTCATTGGGGGCGAGCAAAAGGAGCCCCTGCCGCTGGCCGCCAAGTTCAACCTGGCCGAAACCAACCGCTCGGATGCCAACCCTTACGGCCTGCTGATTACCAACTTCGACTACATCCCCTACAACCCCCAGGTGTCGCGCGAGGAGCTGCAAGCCCTAAAAGAGCAGGAAGCTGACCGGCAGCGCGCCCTGCAGGAAGCGCAGCGCAGCGCGGGGGTGGGGGCTCCCGACGCCGGCATCGCCCCGGTCTCCCCAGTGGCCCCTGGTCAGGCCTCGTCTGCTACCCCCGGCAAATAA
- a CDS encoding VirB4 family type IV secretion system protein, protein MAKTPKTTAFNAVMPVHSFEENKVVFKDGRVAVGFVIEPAEMESWTVEDYDAFQTALVGVLRPLPVGTIVQKTDIYYDRPYREDKTQQTYFEGKMNKHFFERLVLFQKSYLFLSFAPVAVKTTRTNAVNALVARAGEALIKNPFAQLVHTLEVAEASAVEFTQGLKNLGGVAFERMSSREMHQLYLQYFNLNFDGQPTRQEREIGNDLGTLSVGEHKVNILSMVGQGSEAHAAVKNSYGVTAPMLYPLTHVLQCPHVLTQALLVQDTRAELSSLDTDRKLNASLSFLSTQDNALRAAEVEEFTAEVRAENKQIVGLHLSLLLWDTNDNSRRENVEKATAAFRYMFGTESVVESYLALPVFFGLLPGNAWQVPDRWLTCSSDRGACYTHWTATYKTDPVGEYLTDRFRNLVQVNLFNTALDNQNAIVIGPSGSGKSYTFGNLIVQRFEKGARQIIMDVGGTYRNVLQSLNGEDFDNTYFEYDPTRPIEFNPFIVPRDASGKWLYNDEKTNFHLALLAALWKGGKDTGLDKSERTILSRFLIEYYACLNESDRLNQKDEEFPGMESFYKFVEQFDHEMQKPVAVPGEGQEADPLDGARRQYQKNLKYIDMHQFFLVLGQYITGGRYERVLNAQRDVDLSEYRLICFDLAKVQADPDLYPVVAMLITELSLDLFRKFPDDIKYIALDEAWTMLSGVLSEFIESMYRTIRKTNGSVTIITQGITEITSSKIGPAIINNSATKIILRHVNPDSLAQLQPPLGLTGHEMDLIKSVRSTDALREIFIKQGAKGKIFGVEASPQLDAILTSKPVERNYLNKLVKFYQQTNRKPVLDKSGRLQLDAEGNPQYEPVKVQRLDYAVDQFVEDKQARMGVLAK, encoded by the coding sequence ATGGCAAAAACACCCAAAACAACCGCGTTTAACGCGGTGATGCCGGTGCATTCCTTTGAAGAGAACAAGGTGGTCTTCAAGGACGGCCGCGTCGCCGTGGGCTTCGTGATTGAGCCGGCCGAAATGGAAAGCTGGACGGTCGAAGACTACGACGCCTTCCAAACGGCGCTTGTGGGCGTGCTGCGCCCGCTGCCGGTGGGCACCATCGTGCAGAAAACCGACATCTACTACGACCGGCCCTACCGCGAAGACAAGACCCAGCAGACCTACTTCGAGGGCAAGATGAACAAGCACTTCTTCGAGCGGCTGGTGCTGTTCCAGAAGTCCTACCTGTTTCTATCCTTCGCGCCGGTTGCGGTGAAAACCACCCGTACCAATGCCGTGAATGCCCTGGTGGCCCGGGCCGGGGAAGCCCTCATCAAGAACCCCTTCGCGCAGCTCGTGCACACCCTGGAGGTGGCCGAGGCCAGCGCCGTGGAATTCACCCAAGGCCTCAAGAACCTGGGCGGCGTGGCGTTTGAGCGCATGAGCAGCCGCGAGATGCACCAGCTCTACCTGCAGTACTTCAATCTCAACTTCGACGGCCAGCCCACCCGGCAGGAGCGCGAAATCGGCAACGACCTGGGCACGCTCAGCGTGGGCGAGCACAAGGTCAACATACTCTCAATGGTGGGCCAGGGCAGCGAGGCCCACGCGGCGGTCAAGAACAGCTACGGGGTGACCGCGCCCATGCTTTACCCGCTCACCCACGTGCTGCAGTGCCCCCACGTGCTGACGCAGGCCCTGCTCGTGCAGGACACCCGCGCCGAGCTCAGTTCGCTGGATACCGACCGCAAGCTCAACGCCTCGCTCTCGTTTCTCTCCACCCAGGACAATGCGCTGCGGGCGGCCGAAGTTGAAGAGTTCACGGCGGAAGTACGAGCCGAGAACAAGCAGATTGTGGGCCTGCACCTCTCGCTGCTGCTCTGGGACACCAACGACAACAGCCGGCGCGAAAACGTCGAGAAGGCCACGGCGGCGTTCCGCTACATGTTCGGCACGGAAAGCGTGGTGGAAAGCTATTTGGCCCTGCCCGTGTTCTTCGGTTTGCTGCCCGGCAACGCCTGGCAGGTGCCGGACCGCTGGCTGACCTGCTCTTCCGACCGTGGGGCGTGCTATACCCACTGGACGGCTACCTACAAAACCGACCCGGTGGGGGAGTACCTGACCGATAGGTTCCGCAACCTGGTGCAGGTAAACCTGTTCAACACGGCCCTAGACAACCAGAACGCCATTGTCATCGGCCCCTCGGGCTCGGGCAAGAGCTACACCTTCGGCAATTTGATTGTGCAGCGCTTCGAGAAGGGCGCCCGCCAGATTATCATGGACGTGGGCGGTACCTACCGCAACGTGCTGCAGTCGCTCAACGGCGAGGACTTCGACAACACCTACTTCGAGTACGACCCCACCCGTCCGATTGAGTTCAACCCCTTCATCGTGCCCCGCGACGCGTCGGGCAAGTGGCTCTACAACGACGAGAAAACCAACTTCCACCTGGCCCTGCTGGCTGCGCTCTGGAAGGGCGGCAAGGATACCGGCCTTGACAAGTCGGAACGGACCATTCTGAGCCGCTTTCTGATAGAGTATTATGCCTGCCTGAACGAGAGCGACCGACTGAATCAGAAGGATGAGGAGTTTCCGGGAATGGAAAGCTTTTATAAGTTCGTCGAGCAGTTCGACCACGAAATGCAGAAGCCCGTGGCGGTGCCCGGCGAAGGGCAAGAAGCTGACCCACTGGACGGGGCACGCCGGCAGTACCAGAAAAACCTGAAGTACATCGACATGCACCAGTTCTTTCTGGTGCTGGGCCAGTACATCACCGGCGGCCGCTACGAGCGGGTGCTCAACGCTCAGCGCGACGTGGATTTGTCGGAGTACCGGCTCATCTGCTTTGACCTGGCCAAGGTGCAGGCCGACCCCGACCTGTACCCGGTGGTGGCCATGCTCATCACCGAACTGAGCCTGGACCTGTTCCGCAAGTTTCCCGACGACATCAAGTACATCGCCCTGGACGAGGCCTGGACCATGCTCTCGGGGGTGCTCTCGGAGTTCATTGAGTCCATGTACCGCACCATCCGCAAAACCAACGGCTCGGTCACCATCATCACCCAGGGCATCACCGAGATTACCAGCAGCAAGATTGGCCCGGCCATCATCAACAACTCGGCCACCAAGATTATCCTGCGCCACGTCAACCCCGACTCCTTGGCGCAATTGCAGCCCCCACTGGGGCTAACCGGCCACGAGATGGACCTGATTAAGTCGGTGCGCTCCACGGACGCACTGCGCGAAATCTTCATCAAACAGGGTGCCAAGGGCAAGATATTCGGGGTAGAAGCTTCCCCGCAGCTCGATGCTATTCTCACCTCCAAGCCCGTGGAGCGCAACTACCTCAATAAGCTGGTGAAGTTCTACCAGCAAACCAACCGCAAGCCGGTGCTCGACAAAAGCGGCCGGTTGCAGCTGGACGCCGAGGGTAACCCGCAGTACGAGCCCGTGAAGGTGCAGCGTCTCGACTATGCGGTGGACCAGTTTGTGGAAGATAAACAGGCCCGCATGGGCGTGCTGGCCAAATGA
- a CDS encoding helix-turn-helix domain-containing protein: MLLKRIIMDWYALSDVAAVQEIGRNLQLIRLNQDITQQELAVQTGLSRLTISQVENGRPASTLTLVQLLRALGRLDVLEVLEESATISPLQAARLARQQRQRASRRNEDASTTGL; encoded by the coding sequence ATGCTGCTTAAACGCATCATTATGGACTGGTACGCTTTGTCAGACGTGGCCGCGGTGCAAGAAATTGGCCGCAACCTGCAGCTTATTCGGCTGAATCAGGACATTACGCAGCAGGAGCTGGCGGTGCAGACGGGCTTGAGTCGGCTGACCATCAGCCAAGTCGAAAACGGCCGGCCCGCTTCCACGCTCACGTTGGTGCAGCTGCTGCGCGCGTTGGGGCGGCTCGATGTGCTGGAAGTGCTGGAAGAGTCGGCCACCATCAGCCCCTTGCAAGCGGCGCGCCTGGCGCGCCAGCAGCGGCAGCGGGCCAGCCGCCGCAACGAGGACGCTTCAACAACTGGATTATGA
- a CDS encoding type II toxin-antitoxin system HipA family toxin, with amino-acid sequence MSALITATVSIWGKPVGAVLWDEKRRIGVFEYEPSFVRTGLELAPIIMPLPVGRKSRKFDFATLNRETYQGLPGLLADSLPDRYGRQLIDAWLASKGRDAASFTPVEHLCYLGHRGMGALVYEPASQPALEKGASLEVGELVKFARQVLTNREGLHTSLATNAAEGLAEIISVGTSAGGARAKAVIAYNSVTKEVRSGQVDAPEGFAHWLLKLDGVTNASLGDPAGYGRIEYAYHLMARQAGLQMTDCQLLEENGRAHFMTRRFDRVDGSQRLHMQTLCGLAHFDYNKPGLYTYEQAFQVLRKLQLPHPAVEELYRRMVFNVVARNQDDHTKNISFLMNPAGKWSLSPAYDVTYSYNPTGEWSSQHQMSLAGKVDDFTAEDFLQLAKNVQVKKPREIIQQVVDAVASWPTFAAEADVPKKQQQAIAETHRLPLFKDLNQLSPSAS; translated from the coding sequence ATGAGTGCGCTGATAACTGCCACGGTATCTATCTGGGGCAAGCCTGTAGGAGCCGTGTTGTGGGATGAAAAACGGCGCATTGGCGTCTTTGAATACGAGCCTTCCTTTGTTCGCACGGGACTGGAGCTAGCGCCCATTATCATGCCGCTGCCAGTGGGACGGAAATCGCGCAAATTTGATTTTGCCACGCTCAACCGGGAAACCTACCAGGGCCTGCCCGGCCTGCTGGCCGACAGCCTGCCCGACCGGTACGGGCGCCAGCTCATCGACGCCTGGCTGGCTTCTAAAGGGCGGGACGCGGCTTCCTTTACGCCCGTGGAACATCTATGCTACCTCGGCCACCGGGGCATGGGCGCGCTGGTGTACGAACCGGCCTCGCAGCCCGCGCTGGAGAAAGGCGCCTCGCTGGAAGTGGGCGAGCTCGTGAAATTTGCCCGGCAGGTACTGACCAACCGGGAAGGCTTGCACACGTCGCTGGCCACCAACGCCGCCGAGGGCTTGGCGGAAATCATCAGCGTGGGCACTTCCGCTGGCGGCGCCCGCGCCAAGGCCGTTATTGCCTATAATTCCGTTACTAAGGAAGTCCGCTCCGGGCAGGTCGATGCCCCCGAAGGCTTTGCGCACTGGCTGCTCAAGCTCGACGGGGTGACCAACGCGAGCTTAGGCGACCCGGCCGGGTACGGCCGCATCGAGTACGCCTACCACCTGATGGCCCGGCAGGCGGGCCTGCAGATGACCGACTGCCAGTTGCTGGAAGAGAACGGCCGGGCGCATTTCATGACACGGCGCTTCGACCGGGTGGACGGCAGCCAGCGCTTGCACATGCAAACGCTGTGCGGGCTGGCTCACTTTGACTACAACAAGCCCGGGCTCTACACCTACGAGCAGGCCTTTCAGGTCTTGCGGAAGCTCCAGCTACCGCACCCGGCCGTGGAGGAGCTCTACCGGCGCATGGTGTTCAACGTGGTGGCGCGCAACCAGGACGACCACACCAAGAACATTTCCTTCCTGATGAACCCGGCGGGCAAGTGGAGCTTGTCCCCAGCGTACGACGTGACGTATTCCTACAACCCCACGGGCGAATGGTCCAGTCAGCACCAGATGTCGCTGGCGGGTAAGGTCGATGATTTTACAGCAGAGGATTTCCTGCAGCTGGCCAAGAACGTGCAGGTGAAAAAGCCCCGGGAGATAATCCAGCAGGTAGTCGACGCGGTAGCTAGCTGGCCCACGTTTGCGGCCGAAGCGGACGTGCCGAAAAAGCAGCAACAGGCTATTGCCGAAACGCACCGCCTACCGCTCTTCAAGGACCTTAATCAGCTGAGCCCTTCGGCGTCCTAA
- a CDS encoding DUF4138 domain-containing protein → MFSKLLLALGLPVLLASASSAQTTSAPSALLRPSSSAVPAAPTLLDVAVSDSSTTYLVFSGPVSLVDVGMANNYLVKIEANAVFVRARRKSAPPTPMLIRFGSKYWMGRLVYVNRPVLQLYDFQKDGALGLNYGAGSVSGSAPENELALDKEREKKAAVEGKLTALRKSKEEHQSVAVVDNDLVLSLANVRNDRDFTYLRFKVINHSAIDYNVDFTDFQLVENAQKKFLAKKKNEARRPLAPSGGGTNQVVSGRTTGYLTYAIPLYAATDRGYLEVTLRELNGARVLVLPVPSRVINRASTI, encoded by the coding sequence ATGTTTTCTAAACTTCTGCTGGCCCTGGGCCTGCCGGTGCTGCTGGCCTCGGCCAGCTCCGCGCAAACCACTTCTGCCCCGTCGGCCCTGCTGCGGCCGTCCTCCTCCGCGGTGCCCGCCGCGCCCACGTTGCTGGACGTGGCCGTGTCGGACAGTTCCACCACCTACCTCGTGTTCAGCGGCCCCGTGTCGCTGGTTGATGTGGGCATGGCCAACAACTACCTGGTTAAGATTGAAGCCAACGCCGTGTTTGTGCGCGCCCGCCGCAAGTCCGCGCCGCCAACGCCCATGCTCATCCGCTTTGGCAGCAAGTACTGGATGGGACGACTGGTGTACGTGAACCGACCCGTGCTCCAGCTCTACGACTTCCAAAAAGACGGGGCCCTGGGCCTAAACTATGGTGCTGGCTCCGTGTCGGGCTCGGCTCCTGAGAATGAGCTGGCACTGGACAAGGAGCGGGAAAAGAAAGCCGCAGTGGAAGGCAAGCTCACCGCGCTGCGCAAGTCCAAGGAGGAGCACCAGTCGGTGGCCGTGGTCGACAACGACCTGGTGCTTTCGCTGGCCAACGTGCGCAACGACCGGGACTTTACCTACCTGCGCTTTAAAGTCATCAACCACTCGGCCATCGACTACAACGTCGATTTCACAGACTTCCAGCTGGTGGAAAACGCCCAGAAGAAGTTTCTGGCCAAGAAAAAGAACGAGGCGCGCCGCCCACTGGCCCCTTCCGGCGGCGGGACCAATCAGGTTGTGTCGGGCCGCACCACCGGCTACCTCACCTACGCCATTCCGCTCTACGCGGCGACCGACCGGGGTTACCTGGAAGTGACGCTGCGCGAGCTGAACGGGGCCCGGGTGCTGGTGCTGCCGGTGCCGTCGCGGGTCATCAATCGGGCCTCCACCATCTAA
- the traM gene encoding conjugative transposon protein TraM gives MEPANPHTQSHSTGSADHDDHGRLGADRPAADQAKATPLGLLRNNWIPLTGLLVLLVAGGLFLWLRSATQAAQQQKEVVAAASENIEPEIKAAPTEPTAPVSPSAQIEQQRRLEQEAQSTPVRPNTDEVVEAFVADTLGQALRRKRRAAAATLAARRHQEEARLAAADVDTIETTLQDPTTGSYHAQTLVVPRRRPGQVVGASARQANYRAGRGLRAGLLPATDTDGTPFETDPDVLAMLGSSPPETRAAYERMTGKRFRDPKAAAQTLANRANAAGRDGFNTVKVGNSARMMAQGSQAELTPDVFFKCVINGEQKVRTGSVVLLRLQEDAVVSGVTFPKNSVFAGIASVGTNNVMLEVNRLGPTRVAASIYDYNYLPGIMIDPVKRVAKDASLAGQDLQQQSMQEVSTAIDRSASAANSVVGVGGRVAMNVLSRPKTRTKLREVLLPDGYPILITTAAAGQLGPDTASGR, from the coding sequence ATGGAACCTGCAAACCCACATACTCAATCTCATTCCACGGGCTCAGCCGACCACGACGACCACGGACGCCTGGGAGCGGACCGGCCCGCTGCTGACCAGGCGAAAGCAACTCCGCTGGGGCTGCTGCGCAACAACTGGATACCCCTGACCGGCCTGCTGGTCTTGCTGGTCGCCGGGGGCCTGTTCCTCTGGCTGCGCTCGGCCACGCAGGCCGCCCAGCAACAAAAGGAAGTCGTGGCGGCGGCTTCGGAAAACATTGAGCCGGAGATTAAGGCTGCGCCCACCGAGCCAACCGCCCCTGTTTCGCCTTCGGCGCAAATCGAGCAGCAGCGTCGGCTGGAACAGGAAGCCCAGAGCACGCCGGTACGCCCCAACACCGATGAAGTAGTGGAAGCCTTTGTGGCCGATACCCTGGGTCAGGCCCTGCGCCGGAAGCGGCGGGCCGCGGCGGCCACCCTGGCTGCTCGCCGCCATCAGGAGGAAGCCCGCTTGGCCGCGGCTGATGTGGACACCATTGAAACGACCCTGCAGGACCCCACCACGGGTTCTTATCACGCGCAAACGCTGGTGGTGCCCCGGCGTCGCCCCGGCCAGGTAGTAGGCGCTTCGGCCCGCCAGGCGAACTACCGGGCTGGGCGGGGCCTACGGGCCGGGCTGCTGCCTGCGACCGATACCGACGGCACCCCGTTTGAAACGGACCCGGACGTGCTGGCCATGCTGGGCTCCTCGCCGCCCGAAACCCGCGCCGCCTACGAGCGCATGACCGGCAAGCGCTTTCGTGACCCTAAAGCGGCCGCGCAAACCCTGGCCAATCGTGCTAACGCTGCCGGCAGGGACGGCTTTAACACCGTCAAGGTGGGCAACTCCGCCCGAATGATGGCCCAGGGCAGCCAGGCCGAGCTCACACCGGACGTGTTCTTCAAGTGCGTCATTAACGGGGAGCAGAAGGTGCGCACCGGCTCGGTGGTCCTGCTGCGCCTGCAGGAAGACGCGGTGGTGTCGGGCGTGACCTTCCCCAAGAATTCCGTTTTTGCCGGCATTGCCAGCGTGGGCACCAACAACGTGATGCTGGAAGTAAACCGCCTCGGGCCCACCAGGGTCGCGGCCAGCATCTACGACTACAACTACCTGCCCGGCATCATGATTGACCCGGTCAAGCGGGTCGCCAAAGATGCCAGCCTTGCCGGCCAGGACCTGCAGCAGCAATCCATGCAGGAAGTGAGCACCGCCATCGACCGCTCGGCCTCGGCCGCCAACTCAGTGGTGGGCGTGGGTGGGCGCGTGGCCATGAACGTGTTAAGCCGCCCGAAAACCCGCACCAAGCTGCGGGAGGTGCTGCTGCCCGATGGCTACCCCATCCTGATTACCACGGCGGCCGCCGGCCAGTTGGGACCGGACACGGCGTCGGGACGCTAA